The Longimicrobium terrae genome segment CCTGAACGGGACGAAGATCCATCCCACCGCCATCATCGATCCCGCCGCGCAGCTGGGCGAGGACGTGTCGGTGGGGCCGTTTTCCATCATCGGTCCGAATGTCGTCGTGGGCGCGCGGACGACGATCGCCAGCCACGTGCTGATCGAGCGCGACACCGAGGTGGGCGAGGACTGCCGCATCTCGCAGGGCGCGGTGCTGGGGACGGATCCGCAGGACCTGAAGTACAAGGGCGAGCCCACGCGCCTCGTCGTCGGTGCGCGCACGGTAATTCGCGAGTACGCCACGCTCAACCGCGGCACGCTGGCCAGCGGGCTCACGTCCGTGGGCAGCGACTGCATGCTGATGAGCTACGTGCACGTGGCGCACGACTGCGTGCTGGGCGATCACGTGATCCTGGCCAACGCGGTGAACCTGGCCGGCCACGTGACCATTGGCGACTGGGTGATCGTGGGCGGCATGACGCCGGTGCAGCAGTTCGTCCGCATCGGCGCGCACGCGTTCGTGGGCGGGCAGTCGCGCATTGCCAAGGACATTCCGCCGTTCGTAAAGGCGGCGGGGATTCCGGTGGAGCTCTACGGGCTGAACTCGGTCGGCCTGCAGCGCCGCGGCTTTGACGAGGAGACGCGGCGCGAGCTGAAGCGCGCGTACCGCCTGTTCTTCGGATCGACGCACAACACCACGCAGGCGCTCGCCCGAGCGCGGGAGGAATTGCGGTCGCTGCCGGAAGTGGAGCAGTTCCTGGGCTTTTTTGAGAGCTCCACGCATGGAGTTTCGCGCTGATGCGCGTGGGCGTGCTGGGCGTGGGGAGCCTGGGCTTTCACCATGCCCGCATTCTGCGCGAGGTGGCGGGCGCGGAGATGGCCGGCGTATTTGACGACAGCGCCGAGCGGTGCGAGAAGGTGGCGTCCGAACTCGGCGTACGCGCGTTCCGCACGGCCGATGAACTGCTGGAAAACGTGGACGCCGCGGTGATCGCGGTGCCCACGACGGTGCACGCGCAGGTGGCGATGGCCGCCATCGCCGCGGGCGTCCATCTGCTGATCGAGAAGCCGATCGCCTCCACGCTGGAAGAGGCGAACCGCATCGTCTCCGCCGCGGCGGAAAAGAAGCTGGTCGTCGCCACTGGGCACGTGGAGCGCTTCAACGGCGCGCTGCGGGCCTGCGAGCCGTACCTGGAAGATCCGCGCTTCGTGGAGAGCCACCGGCTGGCTCCGTTCAACCCGCGCGGGACGGATGTGGCGGTGGTGCTGGACCTGATGATCCACGACATCGACCTCGTCCTGGGCCTGGTCCGCCGCCCGGTGGATGGACTGGACGCGATCGGCGTTCCGGTGCTGACGCCCAGCGCCGACATCGCCAACGCGCGGCTCAACTTCAGCAACGGCGCGGTGGCCAACATCACCGCCAGCCGCGTCAGCTTCGAGCGGATGCGGAAAGTCCGGTTCTTTCAGAACAGCGGCTACATGTCGCTGGACCTGGCCGCGGGGACGGGCGAGTTTCTGCGGCTGAAGCCCGGGCAGCGCCTGCCGGACGGGGAGATCGGCGTCGCCGCCCTGATGGGGCTGGTGGAGCGGATCGAGCTGAAGGGCGACGGGCAGGAGCCGCTGCGCGCGGAGCTGGAGGCGTGGGTGTCCGCCGTCCGCGGCGAGGGCCCGCTGGTCGTCAGCGGCGAGGCGGGTCGGGACGCGCTGGCGGTGGCGCTGCGCATCATGGAGCGCATCGAGGAGCACGCGGCCGCCGGCGCGGCCGACCTGCGCGCGTGACCGCGCGCACTCCGCGGACGTTCATCCCCCGGGCGTTGCGATAGATGGCTGAGGTTTCCTCCGGCGGCGGCCGTCCGCCGACCATCTTCATTTCCGCGGGCGAAGAGTCCGGCGACCTGCACGGCGCGGCGCTCGCCCGGGCGCTGCGGACGCGCTTTCCCGACGCGCGGCTCATTGGCCTGGGCGGATCGCGGATGCAGGCGGAGGGCGTGTCGCTCCTGGCCGGCCTGCGCGAGCTCGCCGTGATGGGGCTGGTGGAGGTGCTGCGCCATCTGCCCTTCTTTGTGGACCTGCGCAAGCGCGTGTTCGCCGCCCTGGAGCGCGAGCGCGTGGACCTGGTCATCCCCATCGACTACCCCGGCTTCAACCTGCGCCTCGCGAAGCATGCGAAAGCGTCGGGGATTCCCGTGCTGTACTACATCGCGCCGCAGGTGTGGGCCTGGCACAAGAGCCGGGTGCGCGACCTGGCGCGCGACGCGGACGAGGTGGCGGTCGTTCTGCCGTTCGAGGAGGATTTCCTGCGGAAAGGTGGCGTAAACGCCCGCTTCGTGGGGCATCCGCTGCTGGACCGCGCCGATCCGCCGCTGTCGCGAGACGAGTGGGCGCGTTCGCGGGGGCTGGATCCCGCGCGGCCGGTGCTGGCGCTCTTTCCCGGCAGCCGCGCGCAGGAGGTCGGCCGGCACCTGGAGCTGTTCAGCGCCGCGGCGGACCGCGTGGTCGCGCGGAATCCTCTCGTCCAAGTGGTGATCGGCGTGCCCGGCGGGATCGACCGCGCGGTGTACGCCGGCGCGCGCTGGCCGCTGGTGGAGAGCGCGGACGGGCTGCTGCAGTACGCGACCGCCGCTGTCGCCAAAAGCGGGACGACGACGCTGGAGGCGGCCCTCGCGCTGACGCCGCTCATCGTGGTCTACCGGATGAACGCCGCCAGCTACGCCGTGGCGCGCCGGCTGGTGAAGGTGCCGCACATCGCGCTCGCCAACCTGATCGCGGAGGACCGAGTGGCGCCGGAGTTCATCCAGGACGCCGCCACGCCCGACGCGCTCGCCGACGCCGTGCTGCCGCTGCTGGACGAGGGATCGCCGGAGCGCAGGCGGATGATCGACGGATTCGCGAACGTGCGCGAGCGGCTGGGCGGGCCGGGCGCGTCCGCGCGGGTGGCCGCGCTTGCGGCGGACCTTCTCGCGGCGAAGCGGAGCGGCCGATGAGCGACGAACCGGGCGGGACGGAAGGCGAGCCGCGCGTCGCGGAGCTGCCGTCGGAGATGACGACGCGGCTGTCGCTCAAGGAGTCGGTGATCGCGGGGCTCGGCGGGGCGGCGCTGGACGGATTGATGGCGTCGTGCCGGTACCGCACGGAGGGGGAGGAGCACTTCCGCCCGTTCTGGGACGCGGGGCAGCCCGTCATCTTTACGCTCTGGCACGGGCGGCTGCTGCCGTGCACATACCATCACCGCCACCAGGGCGTGGTTACGCTCGTAAGCCTGCACCGCGACGGGGAATACATCACCCGTGCCGTGCGCCGCTGGGGATATACGGCTGTGCGCGGATCCAGCAGCCGCGGCGGATTGGACGCGCTGCGCGAGTTGATCCGCCACGTAAAGCAGGGCCGTTCGCTGGCGATTACGCCGGATGGCCCGCGCGGCCCGCGGGAAAAGATGAAGCCGGGACCGGTGATCATCGCGCAGCGCACGGGCGCGCCGATCATTCCCGTGGTCTCGGGCGCGAGCCGCGCCTCGTACTTCGGGGGATGGGACCGCTTTCTGATTCCCCATCCCTTTGCGCGGCTGCAGATTGCGTACGGCGAGCCCGTGTTTGTGCCGCGCAGGGCGGACGAGGCGCAGATCCAGACCATCATGGACGACGTGGAGGTCCGGCTGGGCGGGCTGATGCGGCGCGTGGCGGAAAAGTGGTGATGGTGGGGACGGCGGCGGCGCGGTCCGGCCAGCTCACCGGCGGCCCCCACCCGGGCCGGCACCACCGGCCCACCCTCCCCCAAAAAAGACTGGGGGAGGGTTGTTCCGGGCGCATGCTCCGGCGCGGGCCCTCACCCCGCGCGCTCCGCGCGACGACCCTCTCCCACGAACAGATGTGGGAGAGGGAGCACACACCCGTGCCTTGCGTCGCGGCGGAGTTTGGTGCGGCGGAGAGACCGCTGGAGTTCGCAGTCGCGGCCGCACTCTCCTCCGCACTGAGGTCTCCCCCTCCCCCGCTTGCGGGGCGAGGGGGCCGGGGGGAGGGGGGAGCCCGCGGCCGCGTCCAAGCCGGCCGGAACGTTCTCAGGTCCTTCCCCACGTGAGCGTGGAGGCGTGGGTCCACCGCTGGTGGGCGGGCGAGGCGGGCGCCACGGGGCGCGCGGCGGACGTGGTGCTCGCGCCGGCGGAAGCGGCATTCCGCGCCGGCGTGCGGCTGCGAAACGGCGCGTTCGATCGCGGGTGGATGCGCAGCGAGCGCGTCGGCATTCCGGTGATCAGCGTCGGCAATGTGGCGGTCGGCGGGGCGGGAAAGACGCCGGTCTCCGCGTGGATCGCACGGCGGCTGGCGGAATGGGGACGGCGGCCCGCCATCGCGCTGCGCGGCTACGGCGAGGACGAGATCCAGGTCCATCGCGAGCTGAATCCCGGCATCCCCGTCTTTCGCGGCGCGCGCCGGGTGGACGCCGCGCGCGAGGCCCAGGCGGCCGGCCGCGACGTGGTGGTGCTGGACGACGCGTTCCAGCACCGGGCGCTGGCCCGGGATCTGGACATCGTCCTGATCGCGGCGGAATCGTGGGATGCGCATCCCCGCGTGCTTCCGCGCGGTCCGTGGCGCGAAGGGGTGAATGCGCTCGCGCGCGCGGACCTGCTCGTCATCACCCGGAAGAGCGCGTCCGCCGCCCGCGCAGCTGAGGTTGAGGCAGAACTCGGCGGGCTGCTGCCGCGAATGCCCGTGGCGCGGATCGCGCTGCGGCCCTCGGAACTGAGGCCGCTGCACGGCGGGGCGGCGATGGAGATGTCGGCGCTGGCGGGAAAGAAGGTGCTCGCCGTCGCCGCGCTCGCCACGCCGGGGCCGTTCGTGGAGCACCTGCGCGCGGCTGGGGCACAGGTGGACGCGGCACTGTACGCGGACCACCACGAGTTTACGGCGGATGAGGCACACACCATCCGCCAGCGTTCGGGGGCCGGGTGGATGGTGATGACGCACAAGGACGCGGTAAAGCTGCGAGCCCTGCTGCCGGCGGGTGCGCCGGCCTTCGTGCTGCATCAGCGCGTGGAGACGGAAGCCGGGGCTGACCTGCTGGACGTGGCGCTGCGGCGCGCGCTTGAGGAGCGGACGAGTTGATCCAGGCCGACGTGGTCGTAGTGGGGACGGGAATCGCGGGGCTGTCGTTCGCCATCAAGGCGGCGCGCTACGGCACCGTGGCTATCATCACCAAGAAGAGCCGCCCGGAAAGCAGCACCAACTGGGCGCAGGGCGGCATCGCGGCCGTGTTCGCGGACGACGATTCGCCCGCGCTGCACATGGAAGACACGCTGGTGGCCGGCGCCGGGCTCTGCCATCCGGATTCGGTGGACGTCCTCGTGCGCGAGGGCCCGGAGCGCGTCCGCGAACTGATCGACTTGGGCGTGCGCTTCACCACCGCGGGCGATGACCTGTCGCTGGGGCTGGAGGGCGGGCACTCGCGCCGGCGCATCGTCCGCGCGGACGACCTGACCGGTCGCGAGATCGAGCGCGCGCTGCTCGCCGCCGCGGCGGAGACGGGAAATGTGACGGTCTACGAGAACCACCAGGCTGTGGACCTGCTCACCGCGCGCGAGCCCGGCGCCGTGGGCGACCGCTGCTGCGGCGTGCTGGCGCTGGATTCGGAGACGGGCATGCTGGTGCCGATCGCCGCGCGCGCGGTGATGCTGGCCACCGGCGGCGCGGGGCAGATCTACCGGCACACCACCAATCCGTCCATCGCGACCGGGGACGGCGTGGCGATGGCGTACCGGGCTGGCGCGCGGGTGGCGAACATGGAGTTCATCCAGTTCCACCCCACGGCCCTGTATCCCGCCCGGGAGCGCACCTTTCTGATCAGCGAGGCGGTCCGCGGCGAGGGCGCCATCCTCAAGCGGCGCGACGGCACGCCCTTCATGCAGGACTATCACCCGCTCGCCTCGCTGGCGCCGCGGGACGTCGTCGCGCGTGCCATCGACCGGGAAATGAAGGCCAGCGGTGACGCGTTCGTGCTGCTGGACTGCTCGGCGATTCCGGAACACGAGATCCGCGAGCGCTTTCCCAACATCCTGCGCGAGACGGCGGAGCGGGGGATCGACATGCTGCGCGAGCCGCTGCCCGTCGTGCCCGCCGCGCACTACCTGTGCGGCGGCGTGCTGACGGACACGGATGGGCGGACGAGCATTCCCGGCCTGTACGCGGCGGGGGAGACGGCCTGCACCGGCGTGCACGGCGCGAACCGCCTGGCCAGCAACTCGCTGCTGGAGGCGGTCGTCTTTGCGCATCGCGCGGCGGCGCGGCTGGGCCCGGAACTGCGCTCCGCCCCCGCGCTGCAGCCCGTGGAAGTGCCCGCCCGGACCAATCTGCGTGTGGTGGATGAGGCTGCGCTGGCCGAAGATCGCGAGGCGGTGCGCAACCTGATGTGGGAGCGCGTGGGCATTGTCCGCTCGGACGCGTGGCTGGCGGAAGCGGAGTCGCAGCTGCGCGACATCCAGGTGCGTGTCGGCACGCTGTGGGCGGAGTGCCGGCCCACGCACGACCTCGTCGAACTGCGGAATCTGGTGCAGAGCGCGCTTCTGGTGGTGCGCTGCGCGCTTCATCGCAGGGAAAGCCGCGGCCTGAACTACAACATCGACCACCCGCACCGCGACAACGAACGCTGCCTGCGCGACACCTTGGTAATCCGTTGAGAAGAAGCGGAGGGCCGATGCAAGCTTCTGATTTTCAGATCGACTCTGTCAGGATGATGCGGGATATTCGCGCTCAGCTGGATTGCGAGATTTGCGATCTCAATCATGAGCAGATACTTGCATACATTCACGGGTTGGCCGGCGAGAACGACAGTCAGCCGTTTCCGGAACGGGACAGCGCGACAGGGTGATCAGCACGGAAGGTTCGCCACAGGTCGAACACACCCGTGCGGGCGTTATTCCGATCCGCCGCCCGGCACTGGGGTACGACGGAAGATCGTGACGATCATGTACGCTTAACAGGGGAGGAGCGCATGAGTGTAGTGGCAGAAAGCTTGGACGCCGAAGCTCTGGAATCGGCGGTGCTGCAGCTTCCGATCTCTGAGCGGGCTCGCCTCGCCGCGCGTCTCCTGTCCAGTCTGGACGAGGATGCCGTGCGTGAGGAAGCTTGGGATCGCGAGATCGCCGAGCGTATGCGGGCTTACGAGGCAGGCGAGATGCGGACATTCTCCCCTGAGGAGGTATTCAAGCGCTCGGCTGAACTGCTCCGGTGAACAGCCCGTTGCACGTAACGGAGGTTGCGATGGAAGAATTTCTGGATGCGGTGCGCTTCTACCGCGACCAGAATCCTGACATTGCTAGCCGATTTGACCAGGATTTCGCGCTGGTCCTGTCGATGATCCGTGAGCGACCCCTGCTGGGAACTCCACACCGACACGGCACGCGGAGAAAGCTGTTCCCCCGTTTTCCTTACGCGGTGATCTACACGATTGGAGTGGCTGGGACAGTGGTGTACGCAGTGTTTCACCAACACCGCGAGCCGGAGTACTGGGCCGATCGTCTTGAGCCGTTCCGGCCGGGATGAAGGTTGCCGTCGGGGTGATCGGGCGAGCGAAGGGCGCCGTGGGCGACGCGATCTCGGAGTACGAGACGCGCACGCGGCGCTATTTCACGTTCGAGTCCGCCGAGCTCAAGGAGGTGGCGTACCGCGGCCGCGGCGACGCTCCCCGCGTCCGCGATGAAGAGGGAAAGCGGCTGCTGGCGCGCGTCCCCGCGGGATGCGACATCGTCGCGCTGCACGAGACGGGAAAGGCGTGGGACTCGCCGAAGCTCGCGGCGTACCTCTCCGATCTACAGGTGCGCGCCAGCCCCGGCGCCGCGTTCCTGATCGGCGGCGCGTACGGCCTGTCGGACGAGATCCTGTCGCGCGCCACGCACCTGCTCTCGCTCGGCGCGTTCACCCTGCCGCACGAAGTCGCGCGGCTCGTGCTGACGGAGCAGTTGTACAGGGCGGGGACGATCCTGCGCGGGGAGCCGTACCACAAGGGCAGGGAATAGCGCACGGAGAACAGCGGGACGGAATTCCGCGCAGGATGCGATTACGCCCGGATCTCCGTCCTGAGGCGCACCGATGGGTGACGATCTCGAGATCGTCGTTCTGAGCGCATTCTCGAACGCTGTTTTTCCGGCGCGCTCGATCGGAATGCACGGTGTGGACAGTAGTTGGTGATGGGCCGGCGTGTGCTCTTGCGACGGGGCGGCGCGGCGGGCCTATTGCTCGCGGGTGATGATGAAGATGGCGGGCGAGGTGTGCCGGGTGGCCACCCGCCCTGACGACCAGGACGGCGGGCCGCAGCGGGCGGCCCCGGCCGTCATCCTGATGGGGAGGGCACGCTGACTCTGCGGATTGAAGTTTCGCCTTTGCGCGGCAACCGGCTCGCCATGGACTACCTGGCGGGCGTACCGGAGGCCGCGCATTTCTTTTCCGGTCATCCCAACGACCTGCAATCGTTCCGCGCCAAGCTGGACGAGGTCACGCGCCGCTTTGGCCGGGCGGAGCGCGAGGCCGCGGCGGCCGCGGTGCATCCCACCTCCGACTCCGCGCGCGAACGGCTCGCCCGCTTCGTGGAAGAGGGCGGGGCGATGGTCACCACAGGGCAGCAGACCGGTCTGTTCACCGGCCCGCTCTACACCATCCACAAGATCCTCACGGCCATCCGCCTGGCCGAAGCGCTGGAGCGGGAGCTGGGCACCATCGTGCTACCGGTCTTCTGGTGCGCCTCTGAGGACCACGATTTAGCCGAAGCGAACCACACCTTTGCGGTGGATGCAGACGGTGCGCTCCGCCGCTTTGCCGTGGCCGCGACGGTTGATCGTCCCGTCCCGATGAGCGAAATGCGGCTCGGAACGGATATCGAATCCGTCTCAGCTGAATACGGGGAAGTCGTTGCGGCGCTTGGCGGAACCGGTGTTGATCTCACAAGCTTCTCAGGTCCATACCGGACGGGAGAAACAGTGGCCGGGGCGTTTCGGCGGATGGTGGAGCAGCTGTTCGCCGGCTTCGATCTGCTGGTGACCGACGCCGCGGATCCCGCGCTGAAGCAGATTTCGGTCCCTGTTCTCCGTGCGGCGGTAGCACAGGCGTCGCAGCACGAACGCCTGCTCGCCGAGCGGACGGAGGCGCTGGAGGCGGCGGGGTACGCGCCGCAGGTGACGCTGGTGGCGGACGCGGCAAATGTGTTCCACCACGGACCGGCGGGCCGCGAGCGCCTGGTGCGCGCGGGGCGGGGTTGGGCGGCGCCGGAAGCCCGCATCCGGTGGACGCCGGAGGAGGTGGATGCGCGGATCGTGGCGGAACCGGGCTCCTTCAGTCCCAACGTGCTGCTGCGCCCGGTGGTGGAATCCGCCGTCTTCCCCACGCTCGCCTACGTGGGCGGGCCGGCGGAGGTGGCGTACTTCGCCCAGATCAACCCGCTGTTCGGGGCCATGGGCATGCTTCCGCCCGTCGCCTGGCCCCGCTTTTCCGCGCGCCTCGTCCCCGACGACGTGGCCGAAGCAGCGGCGGAGCTTGGGCTTACCGACGCCGAACTCGCGCTTCCGGAGCATGAACTGGTGTCGCTGGTCGCCCGACGGCGGCTGGCGCCGGAAATCGCCGAGCGGCTGGGCGCGCTGCGGACGGCCATCGTGGACGGCTTCGGGGCGGTGATGGACGCGTCGGCCGGGGTGGACGCCAACCTGGAACTGGCGATCGGCGCGCGGCGGGACCGGGCGCTGCTGGCCGCGGCGGACGCGGAGCGGAAGATCCTGGCGCACGCCAAGCGCTCGGACCGCGGGGTCACGCATCTTCTTCCCCTGGTCCGCAACACACTGATGCCGTTCGGCGCGCCGCAGGAGCGCAGCCTCAACCTGCTGCCGTTCCTTGCGATGCGTCCCACGCTGCTGCGCGATCTGGCGGAGCGGATGGAGATCCGGCTGGGGGTGGACGCGGCCCATCCGGAGAAGATGCCGGATGGCGCGGTCCATGCACCCGCGCAGCCGCAGACCCGCTGACCCTGTCGCCCGCCGCCCTCTGGCCGCGGGCGTTTCTCCTGAATGACCCGTTGATGAGTTCCGACGTACCGCCCCGCCAGGACCCGCTGTACGATCCGGATGTGACCGTGGAGATGGGCCCGGACGCGCTCAAGGACGCCGCGTTCGGCGCGGATCCGGTGGGCGAGGCCGCGCCCGGCAAGCCCGCCGAGCCGGCCAAGGGGCGCACCGGCAACCGCGGCTCGATGATGGTGGCCGCGGGAATCCTGCTCAGCCGCATCGCCGGGCTGGTGCGGCAGCGGGTGTTTGCGCAGTACTTCGGCACCTCGGTGTACGCGGACGTGTTCAACGCCGCCATGCGCGTTCCCAACTTCATGCAGAACCTGCTGGGGGAGGGAACGCTCAGCGCGTCGTTCATCCCCGTGTACGCGGAACTGCTGCAGGAGGGAAAGAAGGAGGAAGCCGGCCGCGTGGCGGGCGCCATCTTCTCGCTCCTGCTGGCCGTGGCGGGCGCGATGGCGCTCATCGGCGTGCTCTTCGCCCCGTTCCTCACCACGGTGTTCGTCCCCGGCTTC includes the following:
- the lpxA gene encoding acyl-ACP--UDP-N-acetylglucosamine O-acyltransferase, with translation MSILNGTKIHPTAIIDPAAQLGEDVSVGPFSIIGPNVVVGARTTIASHVLIERDTEVGEDCRISQGAVLGTDPQDLKYKGEPTRLVVGARTVIREYATLNRGTLASGLTSVGSDCMLMSYVHVAHDCVLGDHVILANAVNLAGHVTIGDWVIVGGMTPVQQFVRIGAHAFVGGQSRIAKDIPPFVKAAGIPVELYGLNSVGLQRRGFDEETRRELKRAYRLFFGSTHNTTQALARAREELRSLPEVEQFLGFFESSTHGVSR
- a CDS encoding Gfo/Idh/MocA family oxidoreductase, encoding MRVGVLGVGSLGFHHARILREVAGAEMAGVFDDSAERCEKVASELGVRAFRTADELLENVDAAVIAVPTTVHAQVAMAAIAAGVHLLIEKPIASTLEEANRIVSAAAEKKLVVATGHVERFNGALRACEPYLEDPRFVESHRLAPFNPRGTDVAVVLDLMIHDIDLVLGLVRRPVDGLDAIGVPVLTPSADIANARLNFSNGAVANITASRVSFERMRKVRFFQNSGYMSLDLAAGTGEFLRLKPGQRLPDGEIGVAALMGLVERIELKGDGQEPLRAELEAWVSAVRGEGPLVVSGEAGRDALAVALRIMERIEEHAAAGAADLRA
- the lpxB gene encoding lipid-A-disaccharide synthase gives rise to the protein MAEVSSGGGRPPTIFISAGEESGDLHGAALARALRTRFPDARLIGLGGSRMQAEGVSLLAGLRELAVMGLVEVLRHLPFFVDLRKRVFAALERERVDLVIPIDYPGFNLRLAKHAKASGIPVLYYIAPQVWAWHKSRVRDLARDADEVAVVLPFEEDFLRKGGVNARFVGHPLLDRADPPLSRDEWARSRGLDPARPVLALFPGSRAQEVGRHLELFSAAADRVVARNPLVQVVIGVPGGIDRAVYAGARWPLVESADGLLQYATAAVAKSGTTTLEAALALTPLIVVYRMNAASYAVARRLVKVPHIALANLIAEDRVAPEFIQDAATPDALADAVLPLLDEGSPERRRMIDGFANVRERLGGPGASARVAALAADLLAAKRSGR
- a CDS encoding lysophospholipid acyltransferase family protein, which encodes MSDEPGGTEGEPRVAELPSEMTTRLSLKESVIAGLGGAALDGLMASCRYRTEGEEHFRPFWDAGQPVIFTLWHGRLLPCTYHHRHQGVVTLVSLHRDGEYITRAVRRWGYTAVRGSSSRGGLDALRELIRHVKQGRSLAITPDGPRGPREKMKPGPVIIAQRTGAPIIPVVSGASRASYFGGWDRFLIPHPFARLQIAYGEPVFVPRRADEAQIQTIMDDVEVRLGGLMRRVAEKW
- a CDS encoding tetraacyldisaccharide 4'-kinase, with product MEAWVHRWWAGEAGATGRAADVVLAPAEAAFRAGVRLRNGAFDRGWMRSERVGIPVISVGNVAVGGAGKTPVSAWIARRLAEWGRRPAIALRGYGEDEIQVHRELNPGIPVFRGARRVDAAREAQAAGRDVVVLDDAFQHRALARDLDIVLIAAESWDAHPRVLPRGPWREGVNALARADLLVITRKSASAARAAEVEAELGGLLPRMPVARIALRPSELRPLHGGAAMEMSALAGKKVLAVAALATPGPFVEHLRAAGAQVDAALYADHHEFTADEAHTIRQRSGAGWMVMTHKDAVKLRALLPAGAPAFVLHQRVETEAGADLLDVALRRALEERTS
- the nadB gene encoding L-aspartate oxidase, producing MIQADVVVVGTGIAGLSFAIKAARYGTVAIITKKSRPESSTNWAQGGIAAVFADDDSPALHMEDTLVAGAGLCHPDSVDVLVREGPERVRELIDLGVRFTTAGDDLSLGLEGGHSRRRIVRADDLTGREIERALLAAAAETGNVTVYENHQAVDLLTAREPGAVGDRCCGVLALDSETGMLVPIAARAVMLATGGAGQIYRHTTNPSIATGDGVAMAYRAGARVANMEFIQFHPTALYPARERTFLISEAVRGEGAILKRRDGTPFMQDYHPLASLAPRDVVARAIDREMKASGDAFVLLDCSAIPEHEIRERFPNILRETAERGIDMLREPLPVVPAAHYLCGGVLTDTDGRTSIPGLYAAGETACTGVHGANRLASNSLLEAVVFAHRAAARLGPELRSAPALQPVEVPARTNLRVVDEAALAEDREAVRNLMWERVGIVRSDAWLAEAESQLRDIQVRVGTLWAECRPTHDLVELRNLVQSALLVVRCALHRRESRGLNYNIDHPHRDNERCLRDTLVIR
- a CDS encoding addiction module protein; protein product: MSVVAESLDAEALESAVLQLPISERARLAARLLSSLDEDAVREEAWDREIAERMRAYEAGEMRTFSPEEVFKRSAELLR
- a CDS encoding type II toxin-antitoxin system RelE/ParE family toxin, yielding MEEFLDAVRFYRDQNPDIASRFDQDFALVLSMIRERPLLGTPHRHGTRRKLFPRFPYAVIYTIGVAGTVVYAVFHQHREPEYWADRLEPFRPG
- a CDS encoding 23S rRNA (pseudouridine(1915)-N(3))-methyltransferase RlmH; this encodes MKVAVGVIGRAKGAVGDAISEYETRTRRYFTFESAELKEVAYRGRGDAPRVRDEEGKRLLARVPAGCDIVALHETGKAWDSPKLAAYLSDLQVRASPGAAFLIGGAYGLSDEILSRATHLLSLGAFTLPHEVARLVLTEQLYRAGTILRGEPYHKGRE
- the bshC gene encoding bacillithiol biosynthesis cysteine-adding enzyme BshC; translated protein: MRGNRLAMDYLAGVPEAAHFFSGHPNDLQSFRAKLDEVTRRFGRAEREAAAAAVHPTSDSARERLARFVEEGGAMVTTGQQTGLFTGPLYTIHKILTAIRLAEALERELGTIVLPVFWCASEDHDLAEANHTFAVDADGALRRFAVAATVDRPVPMSEMRLGTDIESVSAEYGEVVAALGGTGVDLTSFSGPYRTGETVAGAFRRMVEQLFAGFDLLVTDAADPALKQISVPVLRAAVAQASQHERLLAERTEALEAAGYAPQVTLVADAANVFHHGPAGRERLVRAGRGWAAPEARIRWTPEEVDARIVAEPGSFSPNVLLRPVVESAVFPTLAYVGGPAEVAYFAQINPLFGAMGMLPPVAWPRFSARLVPDDVAEAAAELGLTDAELALPEHELVSLVARRRLAPEIAERLGALRTAIVDGFGAVMDASAGVDANLELAIGARRDRALLAAADAERKILAHAKRSDRGVTHLLPLVRNTLMPFGAPQERSLNLLPFLAMRPTLLRDLAERMEIRLGVDAAHPEKMPDGAVHAPAQPQTR